Proteins encoded by one window of Vigna radiata var. radiata cultivar VC1973A chromosome 5, Vradiata_ver6, whole genome shotgun sequence:
- the LOC106760306 gene encoding uncharacterized protein LOC106760306 produces the protein MELFLEHKQQGCDKAATCVRELLGRGHVLEVDKWQRREIVHSEDCSEWLAYCRRGDSCWFSAYSLALGNLEYKATRNEESCSEMQRSILLDNKFTMFLKRKDKQSCPVDVKKAKNKEELAMMAKSRIIKTDMKILEIPQRLKHNLLSISQLCDKGLKITFEPKYCLISNRTTDELLLMGKTLNNIYVIKFADNSFDSVVCLLTKEEDAYKRLIHISMNQLNKLVSKKMVNGLPKIRFSTDRLCDACQKGKLTKQPFKSKREMSTKKPLQLLHMDLFKPSRIKSLGGNSYGLVIVDDYSRYTWTYFIAAKNDTLKVFK, from the exons ATGGAATTATTTTTGGAACATAAACAACAAGGTTGTGATAAAGCTGCCACGTGTGTGAGAGAATTGCTTGGAAGAGGACATGTCTTAGAGGTGGACAAGTGGCAGAGGAG ggagATAGTTCATTctgaggattgttcagagtggttagcatattgcagaagaggggattcctGCTGGTTTTCTGCCTATAGTTTGGCTTTGG GAAACTTGGAATATAAGGCAACTCGAAATGAAGAATCATGTTCAGAAATGCAACGATCAATCTTGTTGGATAATAAATTCACAATGTTTCTAAAAAGGAAGGACAAACAAAGTTGTCCAGTCGATGTCAAGAAGgccaagaataaagaagaattggCTATGATGGCAAAATCCAGAATTATCAAAACTGATATGAAAATATTGGAGATCCCACAAA GGTTGAAACACAATCTGCTTAGCATTAGTCAACTGTGCGACAAAGGTCTAAAGATCACTTTTGAGCCCAAATACTGTCTGATAAGCAACAGGACTACAGATGAGTTACTACTCATGGGAAAAACATTGAACAACATCTATGTAATCAAATTTGCTGACAACTCATTCGACTCTGTGGTGTGTCTATtgacaaaagaagaagatgcttACAAGAGACTCATTCACATCAGCATGAATCAACTAAACAAACTGGTTTCCAAGAAAATGGTAAATGGTTTGCCCAAAATTCGATTCTCTACTGATAGATTATGTGATGCATGCCAAAAAGGGAAGTTGACCAAACAACctttcaaaagtaaaagagagatgTCAACCAAGAAACCTCTGCAATTACTCCACATGGACCTATTCAAACCATCAAGAATAAAGAGTCTCGGAGGGAACTCATATGGACTAGTCATTGTTGATGACTACTCAAGGTACACATGGACCTACTTCATTGCTGCCAAAAATGACACGCTCAAAGTCTTCAAGTGA
- the LOC106760307 gene encoding uncharacterized protein LOC106760307 codes for MELFDFTSGDHNLNVPQPQPQHNNHHQDARLGLGIDLNEIPLPSAETLLDSVTNIVCTYDENPGPPSGAPTALPNDGLAPGAACSKPCPATIGSHHHLILCDNWECGFHLACECVASGVKSKRWLLE; via the coding sequence ATGGAGCTTTTCGATTTCACTAGCGGCGACCACAACCTTAATGTGCCACAGCCCCAGCCACAACATAACAACCACCACCAGGACGCTCGCTTAGGCCTCGGAATCGACCTTAATGAGATCCCTTTGCCTTCCGCCGAAACCCTACTGGACTCTGTCACCAACATCGTCTGCACTTATGATGAGAACCCCGGACCGCCGTCGGGAGCCCCCACTGCCCTCCCTAACGATGGCCTCGCTCCTGGCGCTGCCTGCTCAAAGCCCTGCCCCGCCACCATTGGGAGCCACCACCACCTCATCTTGTGCGACAATTGGGAGTGCGGCTTCCACCTCGCCTGCGAGTGCGTCGCCTCTGGAGTGAAGAGCAAGCGGTGGTTGTTGGAGTGA
- the LOC106760308 gene encoding uncharacterized protein LOC106760308 translates to MDNYLRDPSSYRRLIGKLLYLANIRPDLCFSIDLLSQFMQSPTDYHYRVVQHVLRYMKSKPSEGLFFSSDSPIHLKAFNDSDWETCPNTRRSTTGFCAFLRSSLVSWKSKKQKTVSRSSTEAKYRALAATTCEIQWIKYLLDDLEVLEAGTPALYCDNKSARHIAHNKSFHERAKHIKLDCHVVREKVQANLLHLLPIRSDE, encoded by the coding sequence ATGGACAACTACTTGAGAGATCCAAGCTCCTATCGAAGACTGATAGGGAAGTTGCTTTATCTCGCTAATATTAGACCTGATTTGTGCTTTTCCATTGACCTATTAAGTCAATTCATGCAATCCCCAACTGATTATCATTATCGGGTTGTTCAACATGTTCTTAGGTACATGAAATCTAAACCCTCAGAAGGATTATTCTTTTCTTCCGACTCTCCAATACACCTAAAAGCTTTCAACGATTCAGATTGGGAAACTTGTCCCAATACTAGGAGATCTACTACAGGGTTCTGTGCCTTCCTTAGGTCATCCCTTGTTTCATGGAAATCCAAGAAACAGAAGACTGTTTCTAGGTCTTCTACTGAGGCAAAATATCGAGCACTAGCAGCTACTACGTGCGAGATACAGTGgattaaatatcttttagatGATCTAGAAGTTCTAGAAGCTGGGACTCCAGCTTTGTACTGCGACAATAAATCGGCCAGACACATAGCTCATAATAAGAGCTTTCACGAAAGAGCCAAGCATATAAAGCTTGATTGCCATGTTGTTCGTGAAAAGGTACAAGCGAATCTTTTGCATCTTCTTCCCATACGTTCGGATGAGTAG